The Primulina eburnea isolate SZY01 chromosome 6, ASM2296580v1, whole genome shotgun sequence genome contains a region encoding:
- the LOC140834581 gene encoding protein unc-13 homolog isoform X5 has translation MEFSNPTLRKYRDDRRRLLEFVLSSGLIKEIRTPAGPTTSFSSINFDSISTDYVLECINSGGVLDVSQARKRYYDESSQPITFLQMHLRSGDVYYLHSDPNSMGSPPFRMPPPMPMNHADFVELRKSETNYPAGKKSPSLFQETRKNCQETTVPDLNCMGNTTVLSAVLPTLKTGFSDDDLRESAYEVFLACMMFSRVEIYSTEAKKRERSARFLGVLNNRREKRHVEHESPDRNLKIHETIRMQMQISEATDTLIRRRLTQFASSKPCGDVDVPQLSLALLTGILRTDFPSEKSYIHWKNRQANVLEELLSSDHNKNRKQMIGASLAKIRNPEEWDLKMSPSERSDFLLVIRQVALALSSMPGRFGIEGETYYWTTGYHLNIRLYEKILCSVFDILEDSQIIEESEEILELTKLTWSMLGITQKLHHALFAWVLFQQFVATEDMALLDYSLCEVDKVLSAEMCDDREVAYTNSLTSFTFSNGHEMRLSLMQSIFLSISSWCDSKLQDYHLHFSKKKLFFERVVTMALSAGNEDFVPHINSEFTGAGTSSELVTGKIRGYVEKSLDAACRRVTYSPSSGYIKDTIHPLVTLANELNLIVEEDLSIFSPVLSQWYRECAMISAKKLHQFYGERLKPFLQDVTCLTMDVRKVLSAAVALEACLTKLHTSVCNETKSPSANEPAFDYFPIAEISGPIILDWIVAQHERILEWTARAFELEDWEPLSLQQKQAASAVEVFRIIEETVDQFFEFSLPMDITHLQALLSVIFHSLDAYLSKMSIQLVEKKFFYPSTPLTRYKEAAFPIVKKKVVEHSILDDEVHKQLDILATSKLCIRLNTYRYIQKQITVLEDGIRKSWEAIIPCRLYGCQMTPGTLGTSVDLNDESVTELFVATLDCIRDSAGHAIKRTCDFLGAKIVFWDMRDSFLFNLYHGGVEGNRLDDLLPQFDSALNNVCRLIDETIRDLVVSSIYKASLEGFVWLLLDGGPSRAFSDTDISMIEEDLSVFEDLFVANGEGLPRSLIEEESKFVHQILSLFSLQTQSVIQMLMESSEHISVDTTSPRYAQRYLGDAETLIRVLCHKKDREASKFLKRHYQLPPSSDYGETSSEDSSFHSPLLADIVKRSASFRWSDKSQSSFKFMKKKLQEATWDIKHVTWSK, from the exons ATGGAATTTTCGAATCCCACGTTGCGCAAGTACCGTGATGATCGACGGAGGCTTCTTGAATTTGTGCTATCATCTGGCCTGATCAAGGAAATCCGAACTCCGGCGGGCCCCACCACCTCCTTTTCCAGCATTAATTTTGATTCTATCAGCACTGATTATGTGCTTGAGTGCATTAATTCGG GTGGCGTGCTGGATGTTTCTCAAGCAAGGAAGAGATATTATGATGAGTCTTCACAACCAATAACG TTTCTGCAGATGCATTTACGATCTGGAGATGTTTATTACCTTCATTCAGATCCAAACTCAATGGGATCTCCACCTTTTCGTATGCCCCCGCCAATGCCCATGAACCATGCAGATTTTGTTGAATTAAGGAAGTCTGAAACTAATTATCCAGCTGGCAAAAAATCACCTTCGTTATTCCAGGAAACTAGGAAGAACTGCCAAGAAACTACAGTTCCAGATTTAAATTGTATGGGTAATACTACTGTTCTTTCAGCAGTTTTACCAACTCTAAAGACAG GGTTTTCGGATGATGACTTGCGGGAATCTGCTTATGAAGTGTTTCTCGCATGTATGATGTTCTCTCG GGTTGAAATTTATTCAACTGAGGCAAAAAAGAGAGAAAGAAGTGCTAGATTTCTGGGTGTCTTGAATAATCGAAGAGAGAAACGACATGTAGAGCATGAATCTCCAGATAGAAATTTGAAGATCCATGAAACTATTCGCATGCAAATGCAG ATCTCAGAGGCAACGGATACACTTATTAGGCGTAGGTTGACACAGTTTGCTTCCAGTAAACCTTGTGGAGATGTTGATGTTCCACAACTGTCATTGGCGCTTTTGACTGGAATCTTAAGAACTGATTTTCCAAGTGAGAAATCGTACATCCACTGGAAGAACAGACAA GCAAATGTTCTTGAAGAACTACTTTCTTCTGATCATAATAAGAACAGGAAACAGATGATTGGAGCTTCACTTGCAAAAATTAGAAATCCAGAG GAATGGGATCTTAAGATGTCTCCATCAGAACGGAGTGACTTTCTTTTAGTTATTCGTCAAGTTGCATTGGCATTGTCATCCATGCCTGGGCGTTTTGGTATTGAAGGGGAGACATATTATTGGACAACTGGTTATCATTTAAATATCAGGCTCTATGAGAAGATTCTCTGCAGTGTATTTGACATCCTGGAAGACAGCCAAATAATAGAG GAATCAGAGGAAATTTTAGAGTTGACAAAGTTGACTTGGTCAATGTTGGGCATCACTCAAAAACTGCATCATGCATTGTTTGCATGGGTGCTTTTTCAACAG TTCGTTGCAACCGAAGACATGGCACTTTTGGACTATTCACTTTGTGAAGTTGATAAAGTTTTATCTGCTGAAATGTGTGATGACAGAGAAGTGGCTTACACAAATAGTTTGACAAGCTTTACTTTCAGTAACGGACATGAAATGAGATTGAGTTTGATGCAATCCATCTTTCTATCAATTAGCTCATGGTGTGACAGTAAATTGCAGGATTATCATCTGCATTTTAGTAAG AAAAAACTATTTTTTGAGAGGGTGGTAACCATGGCGTTATCTGCAGGCAATGAAGATTTCGTTCCGCATATAAATTCCGAG TTTACCGGGGCTGGCACTTCTAGTGAGCTTGTTACTGGAAAGATCAGAGGATATGTCGAGAAGTCTTTGGATGCTGCATGCAGGAGA GTTACTTATTCTCCTTCTTCTGGGTATATAAAAGATACGATTCATCCACTAGTTACACTTGCAAATGAGTTGAACCTCATCGTTGAGGAGGATCTCTCTATATTTTCCCCAGTTCTAAGTCAATGGTATCGTGAATGTGCTATGATCTCAGCCAAAAAGTTGCACCAGTTTTATGGTGAAAGACTG AAACCATTTCTCCAGGATGTAACATGCCTTACCATGGATGTAAGGAAGGTGCTTTCCGCTGCTGTTGCATTGGAGGCTTGTCTTACTAAACTCCATACTTCTGTTTGTAACGAAACTAAGTCACCCTCTGCCAACGAGCCAGCATTTGACTATTTTCCG ATTGCTGAAATTTCTGGGCCAATCATTCTTGACTGGATAGTTGCACAACATGAAAGAATCCTGGAATGGACTGCACGTGCTTTTGAGCTTGAG GACTGGGAACCTTTGTCATTGCAGCAAAAGCAAGCAGCTTCAGCAGTTGAAGTGTTTAGGATCATAGAAGAG ACCGTGGATCAATTTTTTGAGTTTAGCCTTCCAATGGACATCACACATTTGCAAGCTCTATTGTCCGTAATTTTTCACAGCTTGGATGCCTATTTGTCAAAAATGTCCATCCAGTTAG TtgagaagaaatttttttatcctTCTACCCCTTTGACACGCTACAAGGAAGCGGCATTTCCTATTGTCAAGAAAAAGGTTGTAGAGCATTCGATTCTAGATGATGAAGTACATAAACAGTTGGATATATTGGCAACTTCCAAGCTATGCATCAGATTGAACACTTATCGA TATATTCAGAAACAGATCACAGTACTTGAAGATGGCATTAGGAAGTCGTGGGAAGCTATCATACCATGCCGTTTATATGGATGTC AGATGACCCCTGGGACTTTGGGGACTTCTGTCGATTTGAATGATGAATCAGTTACGGAGCTTTTTGTTGCCACCCTGGATTGCATCAGGGATTCGGCTGGGCATGCTATTAAAAGGACTTGTGACTTCCTTG GAGCCAAAATTGTGTTCTGGGATATGAGGGATTCTTTTCTGTTTAATTTGTATCATGGTGGTGTTGAAGGCAACCGCTTGGATGATTTACTTCCTCAATTTGATAGT GCCCTCAATAATGTATGTCGATTGATTGACGAAACAATCAGAGACCTTGTGGTCTCCAGCATTTATAAGGCATCACTG GAAGGATTTGTATGGTTGTTACTTGACGGGGGTCCGTCACGTGCATTTTCTGACACAGATATTTCAATGATTGAAGAAGATCTTAGTGTGTTTGAA GACTTGTTTGTTGCCAATGGAGAAGGGCTTCCTCGTTCATTAATTGAGGAGGAATCAAAGTTTGTCCATCAGATTCTAAGCCTTTTCTCTCTTCAG ACTCAATCCGTGATCCAGATGCTGATGGAATCTAGTGAACACATTTCAGTAGATACCACCAGTCCTAGATATGCTCAGCGATACTTGGGAGATGCCGAAACATTAATACGGGTATTATGCCACAAGAAAGATAGGGAAGCCTCAAAGTTCTTAAAGAGACATTATCAGCTTCCTCCGTCTTCTG ATTATGGCGAAACTTCATCAGAGGATTCCAGTTTCCATTCTCCTTTATTGGCAGATATTGTGAAGCGAAGTGCATCCTTTCGATGGTCAGATAAAAGTCAGAGCAGCTTCAAATTTATGAAGAAGAAACTCCAAGAAGCAACGTGGGACATAAAGCATGTGACATGGTCAAAATAG
- the LOC140834581 gene encoding protein unc-13 homolog isoform X8, translating into MEFSNPTLRKYRDDRRRLLEFVLSSGLIKEIRTPAGPTTSFSSINFDSISTDYVLECINSGGVLDVSQARKRYYDESSQPITMHLRSGDVYYLHSDPNSMGSPPFRMPPPMPMNHADFVELRKSETNYPAGKKSPSLFQETRKNCQETTVPDLNCMGNTTVLSAVLPTLKTGFSDDDLRESAYEVFLACMMFSRVEIYSTEAKKRERSARFLGVLNNRREKRHVEHESPDRNLKIHETIRMQMQISEATDTLIRRRLTQFASSKPCGDVDVPQLSLALLTGILRTDFPSEKSYIHWKNRQANVLEELLSSDHNKNRKQMIGASLAKIRNPEEWDLKMSPSERSDFLLVIRQVALALSSMPGRFGIEGETYYWTTGYHLNIRLYEKILCSVFDILEDSQIIEESEEILELTKLTWSMLGITQKLHHALFAWVLFQQFVATEDMALLDYSLCEVDKVLSAEMCDDREVAYTNSLTSFTFSNGHEMRLSLMQSIFLSISSWCDSKLQDYHLHFSKKKLFFERVVTMALSAGNEDFVPHINSEQFTGAGTSSELVTGKIRGYVEKSLDAACRRVTYSPSSGYIKDTIHPLVTLANELNLIVEEDLSIFSPVLSQWYRECAMISAKKLHQFYGERLKPFLQDVTCLTMDVRKVLSAAVALEACLTKLHTSVCNETKSPSANEPAFDYFPIAEISGPIILDWIVAQHERILEWTARAFELEDWEPLSLQQKQAASAVEVFRIIEETVDQFFEFSLPMDITHLQALLSVIFHSLDAYLSKMSIQLVEKKFFYPSTPLTRYKEAAFPIVKKKVVEHSILDDEVHKQLDILATSKLCIRLNTYRYIQKQITVLEDGIRKSWEAIIPCRLYGCQMTPGTLGTSVDLNDESVTELFVATLDCIRDSAGHAIKRTCDFLGAKIVFWDMRDSFLFNLYHGGVEGNRLDDLLPQFDSALNNVCRLIDETIRDLVVSSIYKASLEGFVWLLLDGGPSRAFSDTDISMIEEDLSVFEDLFVANGEGLPRSLIEEESKFVHQILSLFSLQTQSVIQMLMESSEHISVDTTSPRYAQRYLGDAETLIRVLCHKKDREASKFLKRHYQLPPSSDYGETSSEDSSFHSPLLADIVKRSASFRWSDKSQSSFKFMKKKLQEATWDIKHVTWSK; encoded by the exons ATGGAATTTTCGAATCCCACGTTGCGCAAGTACCGTGATGATCGACGGAGGCTTCTTGAATTTGTGCTATCATCTGGCCTGATCAAGGAAATCCGAACTCCGGCGGGCCCCACCACCTCCTTTTCCAGCATTAATTTTGATTCTATCAGCACTGATTATGTGCTTGAGTGCATTAATTCGG GTGGCGTGCTGGATGTTTCTCAAGCAAGGAAGAGATATTATGATGAGTCTTCACAACCAATAACG ATGCATTTACGATCTGGAGATGTTTATTACCTTCATTCAGATCCAAACTCAATGGGATCTCCACCTTTTCGTATGCCCCCGCCAATGCCCATGAACCATGCAGATTTTGTTGAATTAAGGAAGTCTGAAACTAATTATCCAGCTGGCAAAAAATCACCTTCGTTATTCCAGGAAACTAGGAAGAACTGCCAAGAAACTACAGTTCCAGATTTAAATTGTATGGGTAATACTACTGTTCTTTCAGCAGTTTTACCAACTCTAAAGACAG GGTTTTCGGATGATGACTTGCGGGAATCTGCTTATGAAGTGTTTCTCGCATGTATGATGTTCTCTCG GGTTGAAATTTATTCAACTGAGGCAAAAAAGAGAGAAAGAAGTGCTAGATTTCTGGGTGTCTTGAATAATCGAAGAGAGAAACGACATGTAGAGCATGAATCTCCAGATAGAAATTTGAAGATCCATGAAACTATTCGCATGCAAATGCAG ATCTCAGAGGCAACGGATACACTTATTAGGCGTAGGTTGACACAGTTTGCTTCCAGTAAACCTTGTGGAGATGTTGATGTTCCACAACTGTCATTGGCGCTTTTGACTGGAATCTTAAGAACTGATTTTCCAAGTGAGAAATCGTACATCCACTGGAAGAACAGACAA GCAAATGTTCTTGAAGAACTACTTTCTTCTGATCATAATAAGAACAGGAAACAGATGATTGGAGCTTCACTTGCAAAAATTAGAAATCCAGAG GAATGGGATCTTAAGATGTCTCCATCAGAACGGAGTGACTTTCTTTTAGTTATTCGTCAAGTTGCATTGGCATTGTCATCCATGCCTGGGCGTTTTGGTATTGAAGGGGAGACATATTATTGGACAACTGGTTATCATTTAAATATCAGGCTCTATGAGAAGATTCTCTGCAGTGTATTTGACATCCTGGAAGACAGCCAAATAATAGAG GAATCAGAGGAAATTTTAGAGTTGACAAAGTTGACTTGGTCAATGTTGGGCATCACTCAAAAACTGCATCATGCATTGTTTGCATGGGTGCTTTTTCAACAG TTCGTTGCAACCGAAGACATGGCACTTTTGGACTATTCACTTTGTGAAGTTGATAAAGTTTTATCTGCTGAAATGTGTGATGACAGAGAAGTGGCTTACACAAATAGTTTGACAAGCTTTACTTTCAGTAACGGACATGAAATGAGATTGAGTTTGATGCAATCCATCTTTCTATCAATTAGCTCATGGTGTGACAGTAAATTGCAGGATTATCATCTGCATTTTAGTAAG AAAAAACTATTTTTTGAGAGGGTGGTAACCATGGCGTTATCTGCAGGCAATGAAGATTTCGTTCCGCATATAAATTCCGAG CAGTTTACCGGGGCTGGCACTTCTAGTGAGCTTGTTACTGGAAAGATCAGAGGATATGTCGAGAAGTCTTTGGATGCTGCATGCAGGAGA GTTACTTATTCTCCTTCTTCTGGGTATATAAAAGATACGATTCATCCACTAGTTACACTTGCAAATGAGTTGAACCTCATCGTTGAGGAGGATCTCTCTATATTTTCCCCAGTTCTAAGTCAATGGTATCGTGAATGTGCTATGATCTCAGCCAAAAAGTTGCACCAGTTTTATGGTGAAAGACTG AAACCATTTCTCCAGGATGTAACATGCCTTACCATGGATGTAAGGAAGGTGCTTTCCGCTGCTGTTGCATTGGAGGCTTGTCTTACTAAACTCCATACTTCTGTTTGTAACGAAACTAAGTCACCCTCTGCCAACGAGCCAGCATTTGACTATTTTCCG ATTGCTGAAATTTCTGGGCCAATCATTCTTGACTGGATAGTTGCACAACATGAAAGAATCCTGGAATGGACTGCACGTGCTTTTGAGCTTGAG GACTGGGAACCTTTGTCATTGCAGCAAAAGCAAGCAGCTTCAGCAGTTGAAGTGTTTAGGATCATAGAAGAG ACCGTGGATCAATTTTTTGAGTTTAGCCTTCCAATGGACATCACACATTTGCAAGCTCTATTGTCCGTAATTTTTCACAGCTTGGATGCCTATTTGTCAAAAATGTCCATCCAGTTAG TtgagaagaaatttttttatcctTCTACCCCTTTGACACGCTACAAGGAAGCGGCATTTCCTATTGTCAAGAAAAAGGTTGTAGAGCATTCGATTCTAGATGATGAAGTACATAAACAGTTGGATATATTGGCAACTTCCAAGCTATGCATCAGATTGAACACTTATCGA TATATTCAGAAACAGATCACAGTACTTGAAGATGGCATTAGGAAGTCGTGGGAAGCTATCATACCATGCCGTTTATATGGATGTC AGATGACCCCTGGGACTTTGGGGACTTCTGTCGATTTGAATGATGAATCAGTTACGGAGCTTTTTGTTGCCACCCTGGATTGCATCAGGGATTCGGCTGGGCATGCTATTAAAAGGACTTGTGACTTCCTTG GAGCCAAAATTGTGTTCTGGGATATGAGGGATTCTTTTCTGTTTAATTTGTATCATGGTGGTGTTGAAGGCAACCGCTTGGATGATTTACTTCCTCAATTTGATAGT GCCCTCAATAATGTATGTCGATTGATTGACGAAACAATCAGAGACCTTGTGGTCTCCAGCATTTATAAGGCATCACTG GAAGGATTTGTATGGTTGTTACTTGACGGGGGTCCGTCACGTGCATTTTCTGACACAGATATTTCAATGATTGAAGAAGATCTTAGTGTGTTTGAA GACTTGTTTGTTGCCAATGGAGAAGGGCTTCCTCGTTCATTAATTGAGGAGGAATCAAAGTTTGTCCATCAGATTCTAAGCCTTTTCTCTCTTCAG ACTCAATCCGTGATCCAGATGCTGATGGAATCTAGTGAACACATTTCAGTAGATACCACCAGTCCTAGATATGCTCAGCGATACTTGGGAGATGCCGAAACATTAATACGGGTATTATGCCACAAGAAAGATAGGGAAGCCTCAAAGTTCTTAAAGAGACATTATCAGCTTCCTCCGTCTTCTG ATTATGGCGAAACTTCATCAGAGGATTCCAGTTTCCATTCTCCTTTATTGGCAGATATTGTGAAGCGAAGTGCATCCTTTCGATGGTCAGATAAAAGTCAGAGCAGCTTCAAATTTATGAAGAAGAAACTCCAAGAAGCAACGTGGGACATAAAGCATGTGACATGGTCAAAATAG
- the LOC140834581 gene encoding protein unc-13 homolog isoform X4 yields MEFSNPTLRKYRDDRRRLLEFVLSSGLIKEIRTPAGPTTSFSSINFDSISTDYVLECINSGGVLDVSQARKRYYDESSQPITFLQMHLRSGDVYYLHSDPNSMGSPPFRMPPPMPMNHADFVELRKSETNYPAGKKSPSLFQETRKNCQETTVPDLNCMGNTTVLSAVLPTLKTGFSDDDLRESAYEVFLACMMFSRVEIYSTEAKKRERSARFLGVLNNRREKRHVEHESPDRNLKIHETIRMQMQISEATDTLIRRRLTQFASSKPCGDVDVPQLSLALLTGILRTDFPSEKSYIHWKNRQANVLEELLSSDHNKNRKQMIGASLAKIRNPEEWDLKMSPSERSDFLLVIRQVALALSSMPGRFGIEGETYYWTTGYHLNIRLYEKILCSVFDILEDSQIIEESEEILELTKLTWSMLGITQKLHHALFAWVLFQQFVATEDMALLDYSLCEVDKVLSAEMCDDREVAYTNSLTSFTFSNGHEMRLSLMQSIFLSISSWCDSKLQDYHLHFSKKKLFFERVVTMALSAGNEDFVPHINSEQFTGAGTSSELVTGKIRGYVEKSLDAACRRVTYSPSSGYIKDTIHPLVTLANELNLIVEEDLSIFSPVLSQWYRECAMISAKKLHQFYGERLKPFLQDVTCLTMDVRKVLSAAVALEACLTKLHTSVCNETKSPSANEPAFDYFPIAEISGPIILDWIVAQHERILEWTARAFELEDWEPLSLQQKQAASAVEVFRIIEETVDQFFEFSLPMDITHLQALLSVIFHSLDAYLSKMSIQLVEKKFFYPSTPLTRYKEAAFPIVKKKVVEHSILDDEVHKQLDILATSKLCIRLNTYRYIQKQITVLEDGIRKSWEAIIPCRLYGCQMTPGTLGTSVDLNDESVTELFVATLDCIRDSAGHAIKRTCDFLGAKIVFWDMRDSFLFNLYHGGVEGNRLDDLLPQFDSALNNVCRLIDETIRDLVVSSIYKASLEGFVWLLLDGGPSRAFSDTDISMIEEDLSVFEDLFVANGEGLPRSLIEEESKFVHQILSLFSLQTQSVIQMLMESSEHISVDTTSPRYAQRYLGDAETLIRVLCHKKDREASKFLKRHYQLPPSSDYGETSSEDSSFHSPLLADIVKRSASFRWSDKSQSSFKFMKKKLQEATWDIKHVTWSK; encoded by the exons ATGGAATTTTCGAATCCCACGTTGCGCAAGTACCGTGATGATCGACGGAGGCTTCTTGAATTTGTGCTATCATCTGGCCTGATCAAGGAAATCCGAACTCCGGCGGGCCCCACCACCTCCTTTTCCAGCATTAATTTTGATTCTATCAGCACTGATTATGTGCTTGAGTGCATTAATTCGG GTGGCGTGCTGGATGTTTCTCAAGCAAGGAAGAGATATTATGATGAGTCTTCACAACCAATAACG TTTCTGCAGATGCATTTACGATCTGGAGATGTTTATTACCTTCATTCAGATCCAAACTCAATGGGATCTCCACCTTTTCGTATGCCCCCGCCAATGCCCATGAACCATGCAGATTTTGTTGAATTAAGGAAGTCTGAAACTAATTATCCAGCTGGCAAAAAATCACCTTCGTTATTCCAGGAAACTAGGAAGAACTGCCAAGAAACTACAGTTCCAGATTTAAATTGTATGGGTAATACTACTGTTCTTTCAGCAGTTTTACCAACTCTAAAGACAG GGTTTTCGGATGATGACTTGCGGGAATCTGCTTATGAAGTGTTTCTCGCATGTATGATGTTCTCTCG GGTTGAAATTTATTCAACTGAGGCAAAAAAGAGAGAAAGAAGTGCTAGATTTCTGGGTGTCTTGAATAATCGAAGAGAGAAACGACATGTAGAGCATGAATCTCCAGATAGAAATTTGAAGATCCATGAAACTATTCGCATGCAAATGCAG ATCTCAGAGGCAACGGATACACTTATTAGGCGTAGGTTGACACAGTTTGCTTCCAGTAAACCTTGTGGAGATGTTGATGTTCCACAACTGTCATTGGCGCTTTTGACTGGAATCTTAAGAACTGATTTTCCAAGTGAGAAATCGTACATCCACTGGAAGAACAGACAA GCAAATGTTCTTGAAGAACTACTTTCTTCTGATCATAATAAGAACAGGAAACAGATGATTGGAGCTTCACTTGCAAAAATTAGAAATCCAGAG GAATGGGATCTTAAGATGTCTCCATCAGAACGGAGTGACTTTCTTTTAGTTATTCGTCAAGTTGCATTGGCATTGTCATCCATGCCTGGGCGTTTTGGTATTGAAGGGGAGACATATTATTGGACAACTGGTTATCATTTAAATATCAGGCTCTATGAGAAGATTCTCTGCAGTGTATTTGACATCCTGGAAGACAGCCAAATAATAGAG GAATCAGAGGAAATTTTAGAGTTGACAAAGTTGACTTGGTCAATGTTGGGCATCACTCAAAAACTGCATCATGCATTGTTTGCATGGGTGCTTTTTCAACAG TTCGTTGCAACCGAAGACATGGCACTTTTGGACTATTCACTTTGTGAAGTTGATAAAGTTTTATCTGCTGAAATGTGTGATGACAGAGAAGTGGCTTACACAAATAGTTTGACAAGCTTTACTTTCAGTAACGGACATGAAATGAGATTGAGTTTGATGCAATCCATCTTTCTATCAATTAGCTCATGGTGTGACAGTAAATTGCAGGATTATCATCTGCATTTTAGTAAG AAAAAACTATTTTTTGAGAGGGTGGTAACCATGGCGTTATCTGCAGGCAATGAAGATTTCGTTCCGCATATAAATTCCGAG CAGTTTACCGGGGCTGGCACTTCTAGTGAGCTTGTTACTGGAAAGATCAGAGGATATGTCGAGAAGTCTTTGGATGCTGCATGCAGGAGA GTTACTTATTCTCCTTCTTCTGGGTATATAAAAGATACGATTCATCCACTAGTTACACTTGCAAATGAGTTGAACCTCATCGTTGAGGAGGATCTCTCTATATTTTCCCCAGTTCTAAGTCAATGGTATCGTGAATGTGCTATGATCTCAGCCAAAAAGTTGCACCAGTTTTATGGTGAAAGACTG AAACCATTTCTCCAGGATGTAACATGCCTTACCATGGATGTAAGGAAGGTGCTTTCCGCTGCTGTTGCATTGGAGGCTTGTCTTACTAAACTCCATACTTCTGTTTGTAACGAAACTAAGTCACCCTCTGCCAACGAGCCAGCATTTGACTATTTTCCG ATTGCTGAAATTTCTGGGCCAATCATTCTTGACTGGATAGTTGCACAACATGAAAGAATCCTGGAATGGACTGCACGTGCTTTTGAGCTTGAG GACTGGGAACCTTTGTCATTGCAGCAAAAGCAAGCAGCTTCAGCAGTTGAAGTGTTTAGGATCATAGAAGAG ACCGTGGATCAATTTTTTGAGTTTAGCCTTCCAATGGACATCACACATTTGCAAGCTCTATTGTCCGTAATTTTTCACAGCTTGGATGCCTATTTGTCAAAAATGTCCATCCAGTTAG TtgagaagaaatttttttatcctTCTACCCCTTTGACACGCTACAAGGAAGCGGCATTTCCTATTGTCAAGAAAAAGGTTGTAGAGCATTCGATTCTAGATGATGAAGTACATAAACAGTTGGATATATTGGCAACTTCCAAGCTATGCATCAGATTGAACACTTATCGA TATATTCAGAAACAGATCACAGTACTTGAAGATGGCATTAGGAAGTCGTGGGAAGCTATCATACCATGCCGTTTATATGGATGTC AGATGACCCCTGGGACTTTGGGGACTTCTGTCGATTTGAATGATGAATCAGTTACGGAGCTTTTTGTTGCCACCCTGGATTGCATCAGGGATTCGGCTGGGCATGCTATTAAAAGGACTTGTGACTTCCTTG GAGCCAAAATTGTGTTCTGGGATATGAGGGATTCTTTTCTGTTTAATTTGTATCATGGTGGTGTTGAAGGCAACCGCTTGGATGATTTACTTCCTCAATTTGATAGT GCCCTCAATAATGTATGTCGATTGATTGACGAAACAATCAGAGACCTTGTGGTCTCCAGCATTTATAAGGCATCACTG GAAGGATTTGTATGGTTGTTACTTGACGGGGGTCCGTCACGTGCATTTTCTGACACAGATATTTCAATGATTGAAGAAGATCTTAGTGTGTTTGAA GACTTGTTTGTTGCCAATGGAGAAGGGCTTCCTCGTTCATTAATTGAGGAGGAATCAAAGTTTGTCCATCAGATTCTAAGCCTTTTCTCTCTTCAG ACTCAATCCGTGATCCAGATGCTGATGGAATCTAGTGAACACATTTCAGTAGATACCACCAGTCCTAGATATGCTCAGCGATACTTGGGAGATGCCGAAACATTAATACGGGTATTATGCCACAAGAAAGATAGGGAAGCCTCAAAGTTCTTAAAGAGACATTATCAGCTTCCTCCGTCTTCTG ATTATGGCGAAACTTCATCAGAGGATTCCAGTTTCCATTCTCCTTTATTGGCAGATATTGTGAAGCGAAGTGCATCCTTTCGATGGTCAGATAAAAGTCAGAGCAGCTTCAAATTTATGAAGAAGAAACTCCAAGAAGCAACGTGGGACATAAAGCATGTGACATGGTCAAAATAG